A single Pseudomonas sp. DC1.2 DNA region contains:
- the ureG gene encoding urease accessory protein UreG: MNTQPLRVGIGGPVGSGKTALTLALCLALRDRYNLAVVTNDIYTREDADFLVRNAALAPERIIGVETGGCPHTAIREDASINLEAVDQLNRRFPGLDLIIVESGGDNLSATFSPELSDLTIYVIDVSAGDKLPRKGGPGICKSDLLVINKIDLAPLVGASLELMDSDTQRMRNGKPFVFSNQKTGQGLEAIIAFIERQGLLTAA; this comes from the coding sequence ATGAACACACAACCTTTGCGCGTCGGTATAGGCGGCCCGGTCGGCTCCGGTAAAACCGCACTGACGCTGGCCCTCTGCCTGGCCCTGCGCGACCGCTATAACCTGGCCGTCGTGACTAACGATATCTATACCCGCGAAGACGCCGACTTTCTGGTGCGCAATGCAGCCCTGGCACCGGAGCGCATCATTGGCGTGGAAACCGGCGGCTGCCCGCACACGGCGATCCGCGAAGACGCCTCGATCAACCTCGAAGCAGTGGATCAACTGAACCGCCGCTTTCCGGGGCTTGACCTGATCATCGTCGAGTCTGGCGGTGACAACCTGTCGGCGACTTTCAGCCCGGAGTTGTCTGACCTGACCATCTACGTGATCGACGTGTCAGCCGGCGACAAGCTGCCGCGCAAAGGCGGGCCGGGAATTTGCAAGTCCGACTTGCTGGTGATCAACAAGATCGACCTCGCCCCGTTGGTGGGTGCATCGCTTGAGTTGATGGACAGCGACACCCAACGCATGCGCAACGGCAAGCCGTTTGTCTTCAGCAACCAGAAAACCGGCCAGGGCCTGGAAGCAATCATTGCCTTCATCGAACGCCAAGGCTTGCTGACTGCCGCCTGA
- a CDS encoding SDR family oxidoreductase: MSNTLFITGATSGFGEACARRFAEAGWKLVLTGRREERLDALCAELSKQTEVHGLVLDVRDRKAMEEAIANLPPSFAKLRGLINNAGLALGVDPAPKCDLDDWDTMVDTNIKGLMYSTRLLLPRLIAHGRGAGIINLGSIAGNYPYPGSHVYGASKAFVKQFSLNLRCDLQGTGVRVSNIEPGLCESEFSLVRFAGDQDRYNATYAGAEPIQPQDIADTIFWVLNAPAHININSLELMPVSQTWAGFSIERNGGKA, from the coding sequence ATGTCCAACACCCTGTTTATTACCGGCGCGACGTCTGGTTTTGGCGAAGCCTGTGCCCGGCGTTTTGCCGAGGCAGGCTGGAAACTGGTGCTGACCGGTCGTCGTGAAGAGCGCCTTGATGCGCTGTGCGCCGAGCTATCGAAGCAAACGGAAGTCCACGGCCTGGTGCTGGACGTGCGTGATCGCAAGGCCATGGAGGAGGCGATCGCTAACCTGCCGCCATCCTTCGCCAAACTGCGCGGGCTGATTAACAACGCTGGCCTGGCGCTGGGCGTTGATCCGGCGCCCAAGTGCGATCTGGACGACTGGGACACCATGGTCGATACCAACATCAAAGGCTTGATGTACAGCACTCGTCTGCTGTTGCCGCGCCTGATCGCCCACGGTCGAGGGGCGGGCATCATCAACCTAGGTTCCATCGCCGGCAACTACCCGTACCCCGGCAGCCACGTGTATGGCGCGAGCAAGGCGTTCGTTAAACAGTTTTCCCTGAACCTGCGCTGCGACTTGCAAGGAACAGGCGTGCGGGTCAGCAACATCGAGCCGGGCCTGTGTGAGAGCGAGTTCTCGTTGGTGCGGTTTGCCGGTGACCAGGACCGTTACAACGCCACCTACGCGGGTGCCGAGCCGATCCAGCCGCAAGACATCGCCGACACTATTTTCTGGGTGCTCAATGCGCCTGCGCACATCAATATCAACAGCCTGGAATTGATGCCGGTGAGCCAGACCTGGGCTGGTTTTTCAATTGAGCGCAATGGCGGCAAGGCTTAA
- a CDS encoding urease accessory protein UreF yields MNPAWALLRLASPQLPIGGYSYSQGLEMAVDNGRVTDADSARRWISDQLLLNLARFDAPLLLAHCVAAADDNWVELLQRCEEHRASRETRELHQESRQMGYSLQQLLNGLPELDTPARAFLEQRPEPHLALGWALAARAWGINPQDALAAWLWSWLENQLAVLMKTLPMGQQAAQRLTSQLLALLQEAQQNAIRINPEHVGSAAFGLSLACMAHERQYSRLFRS; encoded by the coding sequence ATGAACCCAGCCTGGGCGCTGTTGCGCTTGGCCAGTCCGCAGTTGCCGATTGGCGGTTACAGCTATTCCCAAGGTCTGGAAATGGCTGTGGATAACGGCCGCGTGACAGATGCCGACAGCGCCCGACGCTGGATCAGCGACCAGTTGCTGCTCAACCTGGCCCGCTTCGACGCGCCGTTGCTGCTGGCCCATTGTGTGGCCGCCGCAGACGACAACTGGGTCGAACTGCTGCAACGCTGCGAAGAACACCGTGCCAGCCGAGAGACCCGCGAACTGCATCAGGAAAGTCGGCAAATGGGCTATTCGTTGCAGCAACTGCTCAACGGTTTGCCGGAGTTGGATACGCCGGCGCGGGCCTTTCTCGAACAACGTCCCGAACCGCACCTGGCCCTCGGCTGGGCGCTGGCCGCTCGCGCCTGGGGAATAAACCCGCAGGATGCCCTGGCCGCGTGGCTCTGGAGCTGGCTGGAAAACCAATTGGCGGTGTTGATGAAAACCCTGCCGATGGGCCAGCAAGCCGCTCAACGCCTGACCAGCCAACTGCTTGCGTTGTTACAAGAGGCTCAGCAGAACGCCATCCGAATCAATCCAGAACATGTGGGCAGTGCCGCTTTCGGCCTGTCCCTGGCGTGCATGGCCCATGAGCGCCAGTACAGCCGTCTATTCCGTTCCTAG
- a CDS encoding cation diffusion facilitator family transporter produces MSNRGEQSLLKQSTVLMFAVAIAGIVTGFVSGSQSILFDGFFSLIATLIKVLMLITAKLIAKESNHRFQFGFWHLEPMVLLIEGSFLFLIAIYACLNGVFGIINGGRDIELGLVIIYAAVFTVVEFGYFFYVRHRNRKLKSTLIQFDNISWLVDAMLSVGLLISFLTALLLKSQGYGQWAVFVDPLILILLGLSMLAPAFKILRPALRDVLGIAPDQLDDKVRQVMDAMKLEQGFDDYVSYVQKHGRARFIEIHVVLPTDYRLASVGQLDVLREQISAKLGPADTARWLTISFTGDRKWIA; encoded by the coding sequence GTGAGTAACCGAGGTGAGCAGTCGCTGCTCAAACAATCGACTGTCCTGATGTTCGCTGTCGCAATCGCAGGGATTGTCACTGGTTTTGTTTCTGGTTCCCAATCCATCCTTTTCGATGGTTTTTTCTCGTTGATCGCGACCTTGATCAAGGTCTTGATGCTTATTACCGCCAAACTCATTGCTAAAGAAAGTAACCACCGCTTCCAGTTCGGCTTCTGGCATCTGGAGCCGATGGTGCTGCTGATCGAAGGCAGCTTCCTGTTTTTGATTGCCATCTACGCCTGCCTTAACGGTGTGTTCGGCATCATCAATGGTGGACGCGACATTGAGCTGGGTTTGGTGATCATTTACGCGGCGGTGTTTACCGTCGTCGAGTTTGGCTATTTCTTCTACGTCCGGCATCGCAATCGCAAGCTCAAGTCAACGCTGATCCAGTTCGACAACATCAGTTGGCTGGTGGACGCGATGCTCTCTGTCGGCCTGTTGATCAGTTTCCTGACCGCGCTGCTGCTGAAGTCCCAGGGATACGGCCAGTGGGCGGTATTTGTCGACCCATTGATCCTGATTCTGCTGGGCCTGAGCATGCTGGCGCCGGCCTTCAAGATCCTGCGCCCTGCGCTGCGCGACGTGCTGGGCATTGCTCCGGATCAACTCGACGACAAGGTTCGTCAGGTGATGGACGCGATGAAGCTCGAACAGGGTTTCGACGACTACGTGTCCTATGTGCAGAAGCACGGTCGGGCGCGGTTTATCGAAATTCATGTGGTGTTGCCAACGGACTACCGACTGGCGAGCGTGGGGCAACTGGATGTGTTGCGTGAGCAGATTTCCGCGAAGCTGGGCCCCGCGGACACGGCGCGATGGCTGACCATCAGCTTTACCGGGGACCGCAAGTGGATTGCCTGA
- a CDS encoding protease modulator HflC produces MSRLIKRLAFVSAALGLWALVASAYVVDESQQALVIRFGAPMGVAGEPGLKFKVPFSDSIVFYDRRLQTLASPAEQVILGDQKRIEVETYSRFRISDPLRFYQAVGTLEQANAQLTQMVSSSLRRELGEISLRSLLSPARQQEVAIIEKDVADKARALGIEVTEVRLHRADLPLEASQAIYDRMKSERQREAKELRAQGFEWAQQIQAKADRDRTVLLSEVQRQSAITHGEADAAANQILSAAFNKDPGFYKLYRSLQTYRQALAESQPMLVLTPDAQFLKQFQSGPVTPGER; encoded by the coding sequence ATGAGCCGCCTGATCAAACGACTGGCGTTCGTCAGCGCCGCGCTCGGGCTCTGGGCGTTGGTGGCTTCGGCGTATGTGGTTGATGAATCGCAGCAGGCGCTGGTCATCCGCTTCGGCGCCCCCATGGGCGTGGCCGGTGAGCCAGGGTTGAAGTTCAAGGTGCCGTTCAGCGATTCGATTGTGTTCTACGACCGTCGCTTGCAGACCCTCGCTTCGCCGGCTGAGCAAGTCATTCTGGGCGATCAGAAACGCATCGAGGTCGAGACTTACAGCCGTTTCCGGATCAGTGACCCGTTGCGTTTTTATCAGGCCGTGGGAACCCTGGAACAGGCCAACGCGCAACTGACGCAAATGGTCAGTTCTTCGCTGCGACGAGAGTTGGGCGAGATTTCGCTGCGTTCATTGTTGTCGCCCGCCCGACAGCAAGAAGTGGCAATTATCGAGAAAGACGTTGCCGACAAGGCCCGTGCATTAGGTATTGAGGTGACGGAAGTGCGCCTGCACCGCGCCGATCTGCCGCTGGAGGCCAGTCAGGCCATTTACGACCGGATGAAGTCCGAGCGTCAACGCGAAGCCAAGGAGCTGCGCGCGCAAGGGTTTGAGTGGGCTCAGCAGATCCAGGCCAAGGCGGATCGTGATCGCACAGTTCTGCTCTCCGAGGTCCAGCGTCAATCGGCGATCACCCACGGTGAGGCGGATGCGGCAGCCAACCAGATTCTTTCGGCGGCGTTCAACAAAGACCCTGGGTTTTACAAGCTGTACCGCTCGTTGCAGACGTATCGCCAGGCATTGGCTGAGAGTCAGCCAATGTTGGTGCTGACGCCCGACGCGCAATTTCTCAAGCAGTTTCAAAGCGGACCGGTAACGCCCGGTGAGCGGTAG
- a CDS encoding HupE/UreJ family protein, producing MTLKRILGAAALLLTPAIAFAHPGHGDNGLMAGISHPISGIDHLLAMVAVGLWAAQQKGAARWALPCTFVATMLIGGLLGFEGLNLPALESGIAASVLALGLAVALAVRPPLAVAVAATALFALFHGVAHGLELPDMSSPWAYAAGFVAATAALHAAGYAVVRALPQAAAPLVRLAGAASAATGVWLLAG from the coding sequence ATGACTCTGAAACGCATCCTGGGCGCCGCGGCCCTGTTGCTGACCCCGGCCATCGCCTTCGCCCACCCCGGCCATGGCGACAATGGTTTGATGGCGGGTATCAGTCACCCGATCAGCGGCATTGATCACCTGCTCGCGATGGTCGCGGTGGGGTTGTGGGCAGCACAACAGAAAGGTGCCGCTCGGTGGGCACTGCCATGCACCTTTGTTGCCACGATGCTGATCGGCGGCTTGCTCGGTTTTGAAGGGCTCAATCTGCCGGCGCTGGAAAGCGGGATTGCCGCATCGGTGCTGGCGCTCGGCCTCGCCGTGGCTCTGGCCGTGCGTCCACCGCTGGCGGTAGCGGTCGCTGCGACAGCGTTGTTTGCACTGTTCCATGGCGTGGCGCACGGCCTGGAGCTGCCTGACATGTCGAGTCCTTGGGCATACGCCGCCGGATTTGTCGCCGCGACGGCCGCGTTGCATGCCGCCGGTTATGCCGTTGTGCGCGCGCTGCCGCAAGCAGCGGCGCCGCTGGTTCGTTTGGCGGGTGCGGCGTCGGCGGCGACTGGAGTGTGGTTGTTGGCGGGCTAA
- a CDS encoding ABC transporter ATP-binding protein, whose product MSQPILELKELDVFYGPIQALKKVSLYINEGETVSLIGSNGAGKSTLLMSIFGQPRAAGGQIIYRGVDITEKSSHYIASNGIAQSPEGRRVFPDMTVEENLLMGTIPIGDKHATEDMQRMFELFPRLKERRTQRAMTMSGGEQQMLAIARALMSRPKLLLLDEPSLGLAPIVVKQIFATLRELAATGMTIFLVEQNANHALKLSDRAYVMVNGEIRLSGTGKELLVNEEVRNAYLGGH is encoded by the coding sequence ATGAGTCAACCGATCCTCGAATTGAAAGAGCTGGATGTGTTCTATGGGCCGATTCAGGCCCTGAAGAAAGTCTCGCTGTACATCAATGAAGGCGAAACCGTGAGCCTTATCGGCTCCAACGGCGCCGGCAAGTCGACCCTGTTGATGTCGATCTTCGGTCAGCCTCGCGCCGCTGGCGGTCAGATCATTTATCGCGGCGTCGATATTACCGAAAAATCGTCCCACTACATTGCGTCCAACGGCATTGCCCAGTCGCCGGAAGGGCGCCGGGTATTTCCGGACATGACCGTCGAGGAAAACCTGCTGATGGGCACTATTCCCATCGGTGACAAGCACGCCACCGAAGACATGCAGCGCATGTTTGAGCTGTTTCCACGGCTCAAGGAGCGGCGCACCCAGCGGGCGATGACCATGTCTGGCGGCGAGCAGCAAATGCTCGCCATTGCCCGCGCGCTGATGAGTCGGCCCAAGTTGCTGCTACTTGATGAGCCGAGCCTGGGTCTGGCGCCGATCGTGGTGAAACAGATCTTCGCCACCCTGCGAGAGCTGGCGGCCACCGGTATGACAATCTTCCTGGTCGAGCAGAACGCCAACCACGCGCTCAAGCTGTCGGACCGGGCGTATGTGATGGTCAACGGCGAGATTCGCCTCAGCGGTACGGGTAAGGAGCTGCTGGTGAACGAGGAGGTACGCAACGCTTATCTGGGCGGCCACTAA
- a CDS encoding ABC transporter ATP-binding protein, whose protein sequence is MSEVVLSVEKLMMHFGGIKALSDVSLKVKRNSIFALIGPNGAGKTTVFNCLTGFYKASGGKIELNVRGERTNVIQLLGESFKLTDFVSPKNFATRLYYKMFGGTHLVNRAGLARTFQNIRLFKEMSVLENLLVAQHMWVNRNMLAGILNTKGYRKAESDALDHAFYWLEVVDLVDCANRLAGELSYGQQRRLEIARAMCTRPQIICLDEPAAGLNPQETEALSAMIRLLRDEHDLTVVLIEHDMGMVMSISDHIVVLDHGNVIAEGGPEAIRNDPKVIAAYLGADEEELV, encoded by the coding sequence ATGAGCGAAGTCGTACTCTCGGTCGAGAAGCTGATGATGCACTTTGGCGGCATCAAGGCATTAAGCGATGTCAGCCTGAAGGTCAAACGCAACTCGATCTTCGCCCTGATCGGCCCCAACGGTGCCGGCAAGACCACGGTGTTCAATTGCCTGACCGGCTTTTACAAAGCCTCCGGCGGCAAGATCGAACTCAATGTACGTGGCGAGCGGACCAACGTCATTCAGCTATTGGGCGAATCGTTCAAGTTGACTGATTTCGTCTCGCCGAAAAACTTCGCCACTCGGCTGTACTACAAAATGTTCGGCGGCACGCACCTGGTGAACCGCGCTGGCCTGGCGCGCACATTCCAGAACATTCGCCTGTTCAAGGAAATGTCCGTGCTGGAGAACCTGTTGGTTGCTCAGCACATGTGGGTCAACCGCAACATGCTGGCCGGTATCCTCAACACCAAGGGTTACCGCAAGGCGGAGAGCGATGCCCTGGATCACGCCTTCTACTGGTTGGAAGTGGTGGATCTGGTGGACTGCGCCAACCGTTTGGCCGGTGAACTGTCCTACGGCCAGCAACGCCGTCTGGAGATCGCCCGGGCCATGTGTACCCGGCCGCAGATCATCTGCCTCGACGAACCGGCCGCCGGCCTCAACCCTCAGGAAACCGAAGCGCTGAGCGCGATGATCAGGCTGCTGCGTGACGAGCATGATCTGACCGTGGTGCTGATCGAACACGACATGGGCATGGTGATGAGTATTTCCGATCACATTGTGGTGCTGGACCACGGTAACGTCATCGCCGAAGGCGGGCCCGAAGCGATTCGCAACGACCCGAAAGTGATTGCTGCCTACTTGGGCGCCGACGAAGAGGAGCTGGTATGA
- a CDS encoding TerC family protein has product MLFDGALHALSMIFEVFLLDLILSGDNALVIAMACRGLPPDQLKRAVMIGTSGAIILRVLLTTLAGWLLLVPGLKLIGAVLLLVIAIRLLIEDEANEEGELPAGALSTLGGAVLTVLTADLIMSMDNVVGLAAVAQGSVFYLLLGLLLSVPLLMFGSVQIAGLLQRQPMLVSVGAALLGYVAGDIAVGDPVVVGWINSQSPALNQVVPLLCAVFVVLQARIIRRQRARLPRPQISRLWVPSVDVANVQMPSPPSAAVMAPQRVLITPLAPTVEVSAEASRDPAPLVGSRFGAYSGWVAVVAGLAGIFLVAGVLYSVVGALAGTLLPSAQKEFAYVCTGASTTVYYRPGGSTIRIVTGGGEASGYVNYKEILWQDAEAAARQLHLTPPSEIEKTSATVVTLNGGSFAQIACTRTL; this is encoded by the coding sequence ATGTTATTTGACGGTGCGCTGCATGCGCTGAGTATGATTTTTGAAGTGTTCCTGCTGGATTTGATTCTGTCCGGGGACAATGCGCTGGTGATCGCTATGGCCTGTCGCGGCTTGCCGCCGGACCAACTCAAGCGAGCCGTCATGATCGGCACCAGCGGCGCCATTATCCTGCGGGTACTGCTCACGACCCTGGCAGGGTGGTTGCTGCTGGTGCCGGGGCTCAAGCTAATCGGCGCGGTATTGTTGCTGGTGATCGCGATTCGGCTGTTGATCGAGGACGAAGCGAACGAGGAAGGCGAGTTGCCTGCCGGTGCGCTTTCGACCTTGGGCGGGGCGGTGCTCACCGTGCTGACGGCCGACCTGATCATGAGCATGGACAACGTGGTCGGGTTGGCGGCGGTGGCTCAGGGCAGTGTTTTTTATCTACTGCTGGGGTTGCTGTTGAGTGTGCCGTTGTTGATGTTCGGCAGCGTGCAGATTGCCGGGTTATTACAGCGTCAGCCGATGCTGGTGTCGGTGGGGGCGGCGTTGCTGGGCTATGTGGCAGGAGATATCGCGGTGGGCGACCCGGTCGTCGTCGGCTGGATCAATAGCCAGTCGCCTGCGCTCAATCAAGTGGTGCCGCTGCTATGTGCAGTCTTCGTGGTGCTTCAGGCGCGGATTATCCGACGTCAGCGTGCCCGCTTGCCGAGGCCGCAGATCAGTCGGCTGTGGGTGCCGAGTGTCGATGTGGCGAATGTCCAAATGCCGTCGCCGCCCAGCGCTGCTGTGATGGCGCCGCAGAGGGTACTCATCACGCCGCTGGCGCCAACGGTTGAAGTGAGTGCCGAGGCGTCGAGAGACCCTGCCCCTCTTGTGGGGTCGCGCTTTGGGGCGTATTCCGGCTGGGTCGCGGTGGTGGCAGGGCTGGCGGGTATTTTTCTGGTCGCCGGCGTGTTGTACAGCGTGGTGGGGGCGCTGGCGGGGACGTTGTTACCCAGCGCGCAAAAAGAGTTTGCCTATGTCTGCACCGGGGCCAGTACCACCGTTTACTACCGGCCGGGAGGCAGCACCATTCGCATCGTTACCGGTGGCGGCGAGGCCTCGGGGTACGTGAACTATAAGGAAATTCTCTGGCAGGACGCCGAGGCGGCCGCCAGGCAATTGCACCTGACGCCCCCGAGTGAAATCGAAAAGACCAGCGCCACGGTGGTCACGCTCAATGGTGGCAGCTTCGCGCAGATCGCCTGCACTCGCACGCTCTAG
- the hflK gene encoding FtsH protease activity modulator HflK gives MTDSPAFVPAEPSSPMGRLRQRIGYDLAVMDLGGRGLALIGGLMFLAWISSGIYKVQPDEQGIVLRFGRWQQTAESGLHYHLPFPIETVLLPKITQVNQLQLGSGSSQSAASNGARDKQMLTGDENIVEADCTVFWRIKDARLYLFKISDPERSVKLAAESALREVIGRTPIQAVMSDKRAQIADETRDLLQQLLDREQAGILITQVQLQRVDPPPQVIDAFNDVQRARADQERARNEAEAYANDVIPRARGDASRITQEAEAYKAQVGNLAEGEAKRFLSVYNSYVQSKDVTAWRLYMESMDEVLKKASRVIIDSSGKGMSGVVPYMPLSEPVKTAAKEVRP, from the coding sequence ATGACCGATAGTCCCGCTTTTGTTCCGGCAGAGCCCTCCAGCCCAATGGGCCGGTTGCGCCAACGAATCGGCTATGACCTGGCGGTGATGGACCTCGGTGGACGAGGTCTGGCCTTGATCGGCGGCCTGATGTTTCTGGCCTGGATCAGTTCGGGTATCTATAAGGTTCAGCCCGACGAGCAGGGCATCGTCCTGCGTTTTGGCCGCTGGCAGCAGACCGCCGAGTCTGGCCTGCACTATCACCTGCCATTTCCCATCGAAACCGTGTTGCTGCCCAAGATTACCCAGGTCAATCAATTGCAACTGGGCAGCGGTAGCAGCCAAAGCGCGGCCAGCAATGGTGCTCGCGACAAACAGATGCTGACCGGCGACGAGAACATCGTCGAGGCCGATTGCACGGTGTTCTGGCGTATCAAGGACGCTCGCTTGTACCTGTTCAAGATCAGTGACCCTGAACGTTCGGTGAAACTTGCGGCGGAAAGTGCGCTGCGCGAAGTCATCGGGCGCACACCGATTCAGGCGGTGATGTCAGATAAGCGCGCACAAATTGCCGATGAAACCCGTGATTTATTACAGCAGTTATTGGACCGCGAGCAGGCCGGGATTCTAATCACGCAAGTACAACTGCAACGGGTCGATCCGCCACCACAAGTGATTGATGCGTTCAACGACGTGCAGCGGGCCCGAGCCGACCAAGAGCGCGCCCGTAACGAAGCCGAAGCCTACGCCAATGACGTGATCCCCCGCGCTCGCGGTGACGCCTCACGCATTACCCAGGAGGCGGAGGCTTACAAGGCTCAGGTCGGGAACTTGGCTGAAGGCGAGGCTAAGCGCTTTCTCTCGGTCTACAACAGTTACGTGCAATCGAAAGACGTTACCGCTTGGCGCTTGTACATGGAAAGCATGGATGAAGTCTTGAAAAAGGCTTCTCGGGTCATTATCGATTCCTCCGGCAAAGGGATGTCGGGGGTTGTGCCTTACATGCCGTTGAGCGAGCCGGTCAAAACCGCAGCCAAGGAGGTCCGCCCATGA
- a CDS encoding AGE family epimerase/isomerase gives MPPASRSASQPELTDLFAKVQQHFLEVIVPLWQGPGWNADMALPYEALDAEHSPLPAQRYRAMACARQLYLFSSLIGKVPDAETRAAALFRSLQQHFHDAEHGGWFYSIDAQGAPLDQRKDLYTHAFILFACAHYWHKVREPLVESALNAALEVVAQHFALGDGLYEASLDRDWSSLTSGPLQNPLMHLAEAFLATLSVREDTAVQEALIELCTAMHKRFIDPQQGVLMEKPLGSVDNWFEPGHQFEWYFLLESSPLLRDSKLHRSLSQAFSHTEQLGVVEHNGAVRAMLDLESDPRRPRDSTQRIWAQAEYLRALTLQPDSAAAVLRQLQALQQRFLHAGGWYECRDEEGEVSRKDMPSTTPYHLATCYRGLADYLR, from the coding sequence ATGCCGCCTGCTTCCCGCTCTGCCTCCCAGCCTGAACTGACCGACCTGTTTGCCAAGGTGCAACAGCACTTCCTGGAGGTGATCGTACCGCTCTGGCAAGGTCCCGGATGGAACGCCGACATGGCGCTGCCTTACGAGGCGCTGGACGCCGAGCATTCGCCGCTACCGGCACAGCGCTATCGAGCCATGGCCTGCGCCCGTCAGCTGTACTTGTTTTCGAGCCTGATCGGCAAAGTCCCGGATGCCGAAACCCGTGCGGCGGCGCTATTCCGTTCCTTGCAGCAGCATTTTCACGATGCCGAACATGGCGGCTGGTTCTACAGCATCGATGCACAAGGTGCGCCGCTGGATCAGCGCAAAGACCTCTACACCCACGCCTTCATCCTGTTCGCCTGCGCTCATTACTGGCACAAGGTCCGCGAACCGTTGGTCGAATCGGCGCTCAACGCGGCGCTGGAGGTAGTGGCTCAGCACTTTGCCTTAGGCGACGGCCTGTATGAAGCCAGCCTGGATCGTGACTGGTCGTCGCTCACCTCCGGACCGCTGCAAAATCCATTGATGCACCTGGCCGAAGCGTTTCTCGCCACGCTGTCGGTACGTGAAGACACGGCAGTACAAGAGGCATTGATCGAGTTGTGCACCGCCATGCACAAGCGCTTCATCGACCCGCAACAGGGCGTGTTGATGGAGAAACCGCTGGGGTCTGTGGATAACTGGTTCGAACCGGGCCATCAATTCGAATGGTATTTCCTACTGGAATCTTCGCCGTTGCTGCGTGACAGCAAACTGCATCGGTCCTTGAGCCAGGCGTTCAGCCACACCGAGCAGTTGGGGGTGGTCGAACACAATGGCGCCGTTCGAGCCATGCTCGATCTGGAAAGCGACCCACGCCGTCCTCGCGACAGCACCCAGCGCATCTGGGCCCAGGCCGAATACCTGCGCGCCTTGACATTGCAACCTGACAGCGCAGCGGCGGTGTTGCGCCAATTGCAGGCGCTACAGCAGCGTTTTCTGCATGCGGGTGGCTGGTACGAATGTCGTGATGAAGAGGGCGAGGTCAGCCGCAAGGACATGCCGTCAACCACGCCTTATCACTTGGCGACCTGCTATCGCGGATTGGCCGACTATCTGCGCTGA
- a CDS encoding NRAMP family divalent metal transporter, whose protein sequence is MSDLSADPPAFRRRLTRLLATMGPGLVVMMADTEAGSVITAAQSGAQWGYRLLLLQFLLVPLMFMAQELTVRLGLCTGKGYVELVRQHFGRGLAAVTALVLLLSCFGSLLTQMSGLVGAGSLFAIPGWLILLTLVVFILGMVLTGSYRSVERVTLAVGMFGLAFVVMAIKAQPDIPQILHDLARMPLNNPDYLYLLAANLGTSVMPWTVFYQQSALIDKGLDATHLPIARIDTLVGAVFCQVLTASIVIAAAATLGGHAAGLDSIAQIGQAFGALIGPTWGELVFAIGLAGGALVATIVVCLSAVWAVGEALGVRHSLEQHPLDAPWFYGPFALLLIGGALLVASGVNLIRLSIAVGVLNALLIPLILLLLFLLARSVLPPEHRLRGRYARVVAVIFTLTSVLGLYAGLCGSLG, encoded by the coding sequence ATGAGTGATCTCTCTGCGGACCCCCCTGCGTTCAGGCGGCGCCTGACCCGGCTACTTGCCACGATGGGGCCGGGGCTGGTGGTGATGATGGCGGACACCGAAGCCGGCAGTGTGATTACGGCGGCGCAAAGCGGTGCGCAGTGGGGTTACCGTTTGTTGTTGCTGCAGTTTCTGCTGGTGCCGTTGATGTTCATGGCCCAGGAACTGACCGTCCGGCTGGGGTTGTGTACCGGCAAAGGTTACGTGGAATTGGTGCGTCAACACTTCGGTCGCGGGCTGGCGGCGGTCACAGCGCTGGTCTTGTTGCTCAGCTGTTTTGGTTCGTTGTTGACGCAAATGAGCGGGCTGGTCGGTGCCGGCAGTCTGTTCGCAATTCCCGGCTGGTTGATTCTGCTGACGTTGGTGGTGTTCATCCTCGGCATGGTGCTGACCGGTTCGTACCGCTCGGTCGAACGGGTGACCCTCGCTGTGGGCATGTTCGGCCTGGCCTTCGTGGTCATGGCGATCAAGGCGCAGCCCGACATCCCCCAGATACTGCATGACCTTGCCCGCATGCCCTTGAATAATCCCGACTATCTGTACCTGCTGGCCGCCAATCTGGGGACCAGCGTGATGCCGTGGACTGTGTTCTATCAACAATCGGCGTTGATCGACAAAGGCCTGGATGCCACGCATTTGCCCATCGCGCGCATTGATACGCTGGTGGGGGCGGTGTTCTGCCAGGTGCTGACGGCGTCGATCGTGATTGCCGCTGCCGCCACCCTCGGCGGGCACGCGGCGGGGCTGGACAGTATTGCCCAGATCGGCCAGGCCTTTGGCGCGTTGATCGGGCCTACCTGGGGCGAGTTGGTGTTTGCCATCGGGTTAGCCGGCGGTGCGCTGGTGGCGACCATCGTGGTGTGTCTGAGTGCGGTGTGGGCCGTGGGCGAGGCCTTGGGCGTGCGTCATTCGCTGGAGCAACACCCGCTGGACGCGCCTTGGTTCTACGGCCCTTTTGCATTGTTGCTGATCGGCGGGGCCTTGCTGGTGGCGTCGGGGGTGAACCTGATCCGCCTGTCGATTGCGGTCGGTGTGCTCAATGCCCTGCTGATTCCGCTGATCTTGCTGTTGTTATTCTTGCTCGCGCGCAGCGTTCTGCCGCCGGAGCATCGCTTGCGTGGGCGTTATGCACGGGTGGTCGCCGTTATTTTCACGCTGACTTCGGTACTCGGGTTGTATGCCGGGCTCTGCGGGTCGCTGGGATGA